A region from the Clostridium beijerinckii genome encodes:
- a CDS encoding cell division protein FtsH — protein MNRIKKYYIIIPVITAILSLIVIVMTSFNTKVINKSYSLFTEDLNSNNISTVIMDNSSKMTVLLNNGDTYSTDNPQTDTLKENLLLSGIEVKDQTTPPLTKTIPTVIFALSLLTLTAMLVSKSRGGSSSVTYMDMQDFSKNKKAALDFQAVAGNEEAKESLMDIVDFLKNPEKYQKYGARMPKGVILYGAPGTGKTLLAKAVAGEAGVPFYALSGSDFVQVYVGVGATRVRNLFKKAKSHGKAVIFIDEIDAIGKARGNNKNGSSNDEKDQTLNALLTEMSGFGEEEGIVVIAATNRLDMLDDALLRPGRFDRHIEVSLPDVNARERILSLHLNNKPHQNLNIKDIAKKTVYFSGAKLESLINESAILAAKDNSNSITSAHIESAYSITLAGYEKKERSYLKEEDKLLTAYHESGHGLVGMLLLPQDKVSKITIIPTTKGAGGYTLTIPEDTSYHRIDYLKNKIKVSLGGRAAEEIIFGKDKISTGAYGDISQSTDIALKMVTEYGMGETLGLIKLSSVGSLYSSYGNPVIEECKDLVNKLYEETLELLKENRDSLDKIALELLEKETLYEDELNKLAI, from the coding sequence ATGAATAGAATAAAAAAATATTATATTATTATCCCTGTAATTACTGCAATACTATCACTTATAGTTATTGTAATGACATCTTTTAATACAAAAGTAATAAATAAAAGTTATTCTCTATTTACAGAGGATTTAAATTCTAATAATATATCTACAGTAATAATGGACAACTCTTCTAAAATGACTGTTTTATTAAATAATGGTGATACCTATTCTACAGATAATCCGCAAACAGATACTTTAAAAGAAAATTTATTATTAAGTGGAATCGAGGTTAAAGATCAAACCACCCCCCCACTTACAAAAACTATTCCTACTGTTATTTTTGCTTTATCACTTTTAACACTAACTGCTATGCTTGTATCTAAATCTAGAGGTGGTAGTTCTTCAGTAACATATATGGACATGCAAGATTTTAGCAAAAATAAAAAAGCTGCTTTAGATTTTCAGGCTGTAGCTGGTAATGAAGAAGCTAAAGAAAGTTTAATGGATATTGTAGATTTTCTTAAAAATCCTGAAAAATATCAAAAATATGGTGCAAGAATGCCTAAAGGGGTTATTCTTTATGGTGCTCCTGGTACAGGTAAAACTTTACTTGCAAAAGCTGTAGCTGGTGAAGCTGGTGTTCCATTTTATGCTCTTAGCGGTTCAGACTTCGTGCAAGTATATGTTGGCGTTGGTGCAACGAGAGTAAGAAATTTGTTTAAAAAAGCAAAATCTCATGGAAAAGCTGTAATATTCATCGATGAGATTGATGCTATCGGTAAGGCAAGAGGTAATAATAAAAATGGCTCTAGCAATGATGAAAAAGATCAAACATTGAATGCTCTTTTAACAGAAATGTCTGGTTTTGGAGAAGAAGAAGGTATAGTAGTAATTGCCGCTACAAATAGGTTGGATATGCTAGATGATGCTCTTCTTAGACCAGGTAGATTTGATAGACATATAGAAGTATCACTTCCTGATGTTAATGCTCGAGAAAGAATTCTATCTCTTCATTTAAATAATAAACCTCATCAAAATCTTAATATAAAAGATATTGCAAAAAAAACTGTATACTTCTCTGGCGCGAAATTAGAAAGCTTAATAAATGAAAGTGCTATTTTAGCTGCTAAAGATAATAGTAATTCTATTACTTCAGCTCATATAGAAAGTGCTTACTCAATAACTTTAGCTGGATATGAGAAAAAAGAAAGAAGTTATCTTAAAGAAGAAGACAAGCTTCTTACTGCATATCATGAGTCAGGACATGGATTAGTTGGTATGTTACTACTACCACAGGACAAAGTTTCTAAGATAACAATTATACCAACTACGAAAGGTGCTGGAGGTTATACTTTAACTATTCCTGAAGATACTAGTTATCACAGAATTGATTATTTGAAGAATAAAATCAAAGTTTCACTTGGTGGTAGAGCTGCAGAAGAAATTATTTTTGGAAAAGATAAAATTTCTACTGGAGCATATGGAGATATCTCTCAAAGTACTGATATTGCATTAAAAATGGTTACCGAATATGGTATGGGAGAAACCTTGGGACTTATAAAACTTTCAAGTGTTGGTTCCCTATATAGTAGTTATGGAAATCCTGTTATTGAAGAATGTAAAGATCTTGTTAATAAACTATATGAGGAAACTCTAGAACTTTTAAAAGAAAATAGAGATTCTCTTGATAAAATAGCTTTAGAATTGTTAGAAAAAGAAACTTTATATGAAGATGAACTAAACAAACTAGCTATATAG
- a CDS encoding recombinase, producing MLTEFDDKIFNALVDRIDILELTYFAFVLKNKIRSGF from the coding sequence TTGCTCACAGAATTTGATGATAAAATATTTAATGCGTTAGTAGATAGAATTGATATCCTTGAACTAACGTATTTTGCTTTTGTTTTAAAGAATAAAATAAGAAGCGGATTCTAA